Proteins encoded by one window of Brevibacterium atlanticum:
- a CDS encoding MarR family winged helix-turn-helix transcriptional regulator: MSSDDDIQTIAEALTRLQWRRGPGGPRGFGPPRGFSGRGGFADPSHGEFPFGGRHGAEGRGRPEHGPGRREGHGDPGFDWREKFKGHFGGRAQWQLLIALVQAGTALGVSALGEAIGVDQPRASRLVSQGVELGLLRREADPEDARRTLIALTDKGRAIVNRFRGAQRDSVDQALSEFTADERALLAELLTRLANAWPK; encoded by the coding sequence ATGAGCTCAGACGATGACATCCAGACGATCGCGGAGGCGCTGACGCGCCTGCAGTGGCGGCGGGGCCCCGGCGGCCCGCGCGGCTTCGGGCCTCCGCGGGGGTTCAGCGGGCGAGGCGGTTTCGCCGATCCGTCGCACGGTGAGTTCCCCTTCGGCGGGCGGCACGGCGCGGAAGGCAGAGGCCGGCCGGAGCATGGTCCCGGCCGCCGCGAGGGGCACGGCGATCCTGGATTCGATTGGCGCGAGAAGTTCAAGGGCCACTTCGGCGGCCGCGCGCAGTGGCAGCTGCTCATCGCCTTGGTGCAGGCGGGCACGGCGCTCGGGGTCAGCGCTCTCGGTGAAGCGATCGGCGTCGATCAGCCACGCGCGTCCCGACTCGTCTCTCAGGGGGTCGAACTCGGATTGCTGCGGAGGGAGGCGGACCCCGAGGATGCCCGGCGCACCCTCATCGCTCTCACCGACAAGGGGCGGGCGATCGTCAATCGATTCCGCGGCGCCCAGCGTGACAGCGTCGATCAGGCACTCAGCGAGTTCACCGCCGATGAGCGCGCCCTGCTGGCCGAGCTGCTCACGCGCCTGGCCAATGCGTGGCCGAAATGA